A single window of Chitinophagales bacterium DNA harbors:
- a CDS encoding BlaI/MecI/CopY family transcriptional regulator: MKSKPTEAELEILQILWEQGACTVRQVNDLLNDKRPNDKKEIGYTTTLKIMQLMNEKDLVVRDDSSRTHIYQANVSEKVAQNSLLERFLDTTFKGSAMKLVMQALGRSETTSEELQQIREFLDELEDKTGD, encoded by the coding sequence ATGAAATCAAAACCCACCGAAGCAGAATTGGAAATCCTACAAATCTTGTGGGAACAAGGAGCATGTACTGTGAGACAGGTCAATGACTTGTTGAACGATAAGCGACCCAATGATAAGAAAGAAATTGGTTATACGACTACGCTAAAAATCATGCAATTGATGAATGAAAAGGATTTGGTTGTACGAGATGATTCGAGTCGCACGCATATTTACCAAGCCAATGTGAGTGAAAAAGTGGCCCAAAATTCTCTTTTAGAGCGTTTTTTGGATACGACCTTCAAAGGTTCTGCCATGAAACTGGTGATGCAAGCATTGGGTAGGAGCGAAACGACTTCTGAGGAATTGCAGCAAATACGTGAATTTTTAGACGAATTGGAAGATAAGACGGGTGATTAA
- a CDS encoding hydroxymethylglutaryl-CoA reductase, degradative: protein MRSKDKMISGFSKLGKREKIAWLLKHFFTSNPIEVTREFASFWHTNEEAQNMFDGISENTITNFYMPFGVAPNFLIDGKLYCVPMVIEESSVVAAASSGAKFWLDRGGFHTDIVSTIKPGHVHFMWKGEPYKMFQFFDSIRADLRFGVKDMTCNMEKRGGGIKTIELLHCPEIEEGYYQIRVDFETCDAMGANFINSVLEEFGSILKEKAEAHFKGKEKEVNVIMAILSNYTPECLVRAWVECPIEDLGDFPNNISAAEFAYKFNQAIHIARNDRFRATTHNKGIFNGIDAVVIATGNDFRAVEACGHAYASKDGHYRSLSNCILEDGMFRFSIEIPLAIGTIGGLTKIHPLARRSLELLGNPSAEELMSIVATAGLAQNFAAVRSLVTTGIQKGHMKMHLNNILSHFAATPKEREFAVAHFSDKLISFTAVREFLVEYRSQQIAW from the coding sequence ATGAGAAGCAAAGACAAAATGATTTCGGGTTTTTCTAAGTTGGGCAAAAGAGAAAAAATTGCTTGGCTATTGAAGCACTTTTTCACCTCCAATCCAATCGAAGTCACCAGAGAATTTGCCAGCTTTTGGCATACCAACGAGGAAGCCCAAAACATGTTTGATGGCATCAGTGAAAACACCATCACCAACTTCTACATGCCTTTTGGCGTAGCTCCCAACTTTTTGATAGACGGCAAGTTGTATTGTGTGCCGATGGTCATTGAAGAAAGTTCAGTCGTTGCAGCTGCTTCTAGTGGCGCAAAATTTTGGCTCGATAGAGGTGGTTTTCACACCGACATTGTTTCGACCATTAAGCCTGGTCACGTACATTTTATGTGGAAAGGAGAGCCGTACAAAATGTTCCAATTTTTTGACAGTATCCGAGCCGATTTACGTTTTGGCGTGAAGGATATGACCTGCAATATGGAGAAAAGAGGAGGAGGTATAAAAACCATTGAGTTGCTGCATTGCCCCGAAATTGAAGAAGGCTACTACCAAATCAGGGTTGATTTTGAAACCTGCGATGCGATGGGAGCCAATTTTATCAACTCAGTCTTAGAAGAATTTGGCAGCATATTGAAGGAAAAAGCCGAGGCCCACTTTAAAGGCAAAGAAAAAGAAGTGAATGTCATTATGGCTATTTTGTCCAATTACACGCCCGAATGTTTGGTGCGGGCTTGGGTAGAATGTCCCATTGAAGATCTCGGAGACTTTCCCAATAATATCTCAGCAGCCGAATTTGCCTACAAATTTAACCAAGCTATTCACATTGCTCGAAATGACCGATTCAGAGCAACAACCCATAATAAAGGCATTTTCAACGGAATAGATGCTGTTGTAATCGCTACGGGAAACGATTTTAGAGCCGTTGAAGCCTGTGGTCATGCCTATGCTTCCAAAGATGGTCACTATCGTTCTTTGTCTAATTGCATCCTTGAAGATGGCATGTTTCGGTTTTCCATCGAAATTCCGTTGGCAATCGGTACAATCGGCGGCTTGACCAAAATTCATCCACTTGCAAGGCGTTCCTTGGAATTGCTCGGCAATCCATCGGCGGAGGAATTGATGAGCATTGTGGCAACTGCTGGTTTGGCACAAAACTTTGCAGCAGTGCGTTCTTTGGTGACTACGGGCATTCAAAAAGGACACATGAAAATGCACCTCAACAACATTCTCTCTCACTTTGCCGCAACTCCCAAAGAACGAGAATTTGCAGTAGCGCACTTTAGCGATAAGTTGATTTCGTTTACAGCTGTTCGAGAGTTTTTGGTGGAATATCGGTCGCAGCAGATTGCTTGGTAA